From Candida dubliniensis CD36 chromosome 7, complete sequence, the proteins below share one genomic window:
- a CDS encoding glycine hydroxymethyltransferase, putative (Similar to S. cerevisiae SHM1) — protein MLSSTLRRSVRAPSKNLPVFARRSYAISPSAQALISKSVQEVDPEMADILNQERIRQKNSITLIPSENFTSKAVMDLLGSEMQNKYSEGYPGERYYGGNEIIDKAEALCQKRALEAFGLDPSQWGVNVQPLSGAPANLYAYSAILEVGDRIMGLDLPHGGHLSHGYQTNTTKISYISKYFQTMPYRLNEETGIIDYDTLEKNAQLFRPKVIVAGASAYSRVIDYKRMRQIADKVGAYLLSDMAHISGLVSAGVTDAPFPYSDIVTTTTHKSLRGPRGAMIFFRKGIRKVTKKGKEIPYELERKINFSVFPGHQGGPHNHTISALAVALKQCTEPEYVKYQQEVVSNAKHFADALVSKGFKLVSDGTDTHLILVDLRSRNIDGARVEAVLERANIAANKNTVPGDVSALFPSGLRVGTPAMTTRGFGPEEFDKVAEFIDQAVNIAIELKAQEQGKVPKELLASFKQLADESNKVKQLDKEVVSWVSKYPVPGEL, from the coding sequence ATGCTTTCATCAACATTGCGTCGTTCTGTGAGAGCTCCATCCAAGAACTTGCCAGTCTTTGCAAGAAGATCTTATGCCATTTCTCCTTCTGCTCAAgcattgatttcaaaatctgTCCAGGAGGTTGACCCAGAGATGGCtgatattttgaatcaaGAAAGAATCAGACAAAAGAACTCAATTACTTTGATCCCATCAGAGAATTTTACCTCTAAAGCAGTTATGGATTTGTTGGGTTCAGAAAtgcaaaacaaatattcTGAAGGATACCCTGGAGAAAGATACTATGGGGGAAATGAAATAATCGATAAGGCTGAAGCATTATGTCAAAAAAGAGCTTTAGAAGCCTTCGGGTTGGATCCATCTCAATGGGGGGTCAATGTTCAACCGTTATCTGGTGCTCCAGCTAATTTGTATGCTTATAGTGCCATTTTGGAAGTCGGTGACAGAATCATGGGATTAGATTTACCTCATGGTGGTCATTTATCTCATGGATATCAAACCAACACTACCAAGATTTCATATATTTCCAAATATTTCCAAACCATGCCATACAGATTGAATGAAGAAACTGGTATAATTGATTACGACACTTTAGAAAAAAATGCTCAATTGTTTAGACCTAAAGTAATTGTTGCTGGTGCGTCAGCTTATTCTCGTGTCATTGACTATAAAAGAATGAGACAAATTGCCGATAAGGTTGGAGCTTACTTATTATCTGATATGGCTCATATCTCAGGATTGGTTTCTGCTGGAGTTACTGATGCACCATTCCCATATTCTGATATtgtcaccaccaccactcaTAAATCATTAAGAGGACCAAGAGGAGCCATGATTTTCTTTAGAAAAGGAATTAGAAAGGTAACCAAAAAGGGAAAAGAAATTCCATACGaattggaaagaaaaatcaatttctcaGTTTTCCCAGGACATCAAGGTGGTCCACATAATCACACCATTTCTGCTTTGGCAGTTGCTTTAAAACAATGTACAGAACCAGAATACGTTAAATACCAACAAGAAGTTGTTTCCAATGCTAAACATTTTGCTGATGCATTGGTCTCCAAGGGATTCAAATTGGTTTCTGATGGTACTGACACCCATTTGATATTGGTTGATTTAAGATCAAGAAACATCGATGGTGCTCGAGTTGAAGCTGTTTTGGAAAGAGCGAACATTGCTGCCAACAAAAACACTGTTCCTGGTGATGTATCTGCTCTTTTCCCATCAGGTTTAAGAGTTGGTACCCCAGCTATGACCACTAGAGGATTTGGACcagaagaatttgataaagttGCTGAATTCATTGATCAAGCTGTCAACATTGCCATTGAATTAAAAGCTCAAGAACAAGGTAAAGTACCAAAGGAATTGTTAGCGTcatttaaacaattggcTGATGAAAGTAATAAAGTTAAACAATTAGATAAAGAAGTTGTCAGTTGGGTCAGTAAATACCCTGTCCCTGGTGAATTATAA
- a CDS encoding serine/threonine protein kinase, putative: MGLTKVFKNESKNSEYKFSRKDIKSSQLGKGITGSVDLYQSKTLPHFQYAVKTYHTKDTWESKKDYKTRVLYEYLILSKLSHCNIIKIYDYDVSISGSTIKLYLELGTANLNQLIIKQTNIFNISEMLCIWKQITNAVNYLHELDICHRDLKLENVVFDVNFKLIKLIDFATAQKLNHNELSRGLVGSASYTAPETYSSIQYDGKSSDVWSLGIILCYLINKKQPWESAMWNNSDFQLFVNQTKFSQEPHFVDFPVESLLLTSQILEQDPLRRIKINDFFNDKWFSLIQYCGSDGGIENITCGIDHGRSFRVKT, encoded by the coding sequence ATGGGCTTAACAAAAGTATTCAAAAATGAGAGCAAAAACTCGGAGTATAAATTTTCTAGAAAAGATATAAAGTCAAGCCAACTAGGGAAAGGGATTACCGGATCAGTCGACTTGTATCAATCTAAAACATTACCACATTTCCAATATGCAGTGAAAACATACCATACCAAAGATACTTGGGAATCCAAAAAGGATTATAAAACTCGGGTGTTGTATGAATATTTGATACTTTCAAAACTATCACACtgtaatattattaaaatttacGACTATGATGTATCGATTTCCGGATCAACCATAAAATTGTACTTGGAGTTGGGTACTGccaatttaaatcaattgataatcaaGCAAACAAACATTTTCAACATAAGTGAAATGTTGTGCATTTGGAAACAAATTACCAATGCCGTCAATTACTTGCATGAATTGGATATATGTCACCGAGATCTTAAATTAGAGAATGTGGTATTTGATGtaaattttaaattgattaagtTGATTGATTTCGCAACTGCTCAAAAACTCAACCATAACGAATTGTCTCGTGGGTTAGTAGGATCAGCAAGTTACACAGCCCCAGAAAcatattcatcaatacAGTATGATGGGAAATCAAGTGATGTATGGTCTTTGGGTATAATTTTATGTTATTTGATTAACAAAAAGCAACCATGGGAGCTGGCTATGTGGAATAATTCGGATTTTCAGTTGTTTGttaatcaaacaaaatttcTGCAAGAACCACATTTTGTTGACTTCCCAGTTGAGTCATTGTTGTTAACGAGTCAAATCCTTGAGCAAGATCCCTTGAGGcgaattaaaattaatgacTTCTTTAATGACAAATGGTTTAGTCTTATACAATATTGTGGTAGTGATGGTGGGATAGAAAACATAACTTGTGGCATTGATCATGGAAGGTCTTTCAGAGTCAAAACCTAG
- the CPR-C2 gene encoding NADPH-dependent alpha-keto amide reductase, putative, whose protein sequence is MTSHTHPVKLSRTFKTKAGDELSIGTGTGTKWKKDSKLDEINQELVDQILLAIKLGYRHIDTAEVYNTQAEVGEAIKKSGIPREQLWITTKYNPGWGDIKASSASPQESIDKALKQLGTDYIDLYLIHQPFFTEENTHGYSLIDTWKILIEAKKQGKIREIGVSNFAIKHLEALKKVSEPEYYPVVNQIESHPFLQDQSKNITKYSQENGILVEAFSPLTPASRLDANPLTDYLEELVKKYNKTPGQLLLRYTLQRGILPITTSAKESRIKESLDVFDFELTKEEFDKITEIGNANPHRVFFHEAFKDL, encoded by the coding sequence ATGACTTCACATACCCACCCTGTCAAATTAAGCAGAACATTCAAGACAAAAGCTGGTGACGAGCTTTCAATTGGAACTGGTACTGGTACCAAATGGAAAAAAGATTCAAAATTGGACGAAATCAATCAAGAATTGGTTGATCAAATTTTGCTAGCCATAAAATTGGGGTACAGACACATTGATACTGCTGAAGTTTACAATACTCAAGCAGAAGTTGGGGAGGCAATTAAAAAATCGGGTATTCCAAGAGAACAACTTTGGATCACCACCAAATACAACCCAGGATGGGGCGATATCAAAGCAAGTAGTGCCAGTCCACAAGAATCAATTGACAAGGCATTGAAACAATTAGGAACCgattatattgatttatacTTAATTCATCAACCTTTTTTCACTGAAGAAAACACTCATGGAtattctttaattgatacatggaaaattttgattgaaGCCAAAAAGCAAGGGAAAATAAGAGAAATTGGGGTTTCAAATTTTGCTATTAAACACTTGGAGGCATTGAAAAAGGTCTCTGAACCGGAATATTACCCAGTGgtcaatcaaattgaaagtCATCCATTTTTGCAGGATCAATCGAAGAACATCACCAAGTACTCGCAAGAGAATGGTATTTTGGTGGAAGCATTTTCCCCATTGACCCCAGCATCAAGACTCGATGCCAACCCATTGACTGATTACTTGGAGGAATTGGTGAAAAAGTATAACAAGACCCCTGgccaattattattgagaTACACTTTACAAAGAGGTATTTTACCAATTACCACATCGGCCAAAGAAAGCAGAATCAAAGAGTCATTAGACgtgtttgattttgaattgacCAAGGAGGAATTTGACAAGATAACCGAAATTGGTAATGCCAACCCTCATCGTGTCTTTTTCCATGAAGCATTTAAAGATTTATAG
- a CDS encoding carboxypeptidase yscY, putative (Similar to S. cerevisiae PRC1) → MKLSKSTLIATLALTATSTNALVVQNPFNNIQQALKLDLSYDKLTSKLTDAFEQGKANIISTIAKVMNEPLDGLTPEIKSIWSEMLMKFPNSVTELNFKAPPKKGKITTQQFDFHVTDASVPNHKLRIKSTPKDLGIDTVKQYSGYLDVVDEDKHFFYYFFESRNDPKNDPVILWLNGGPGCSSLTGLFFELGPSSIDKNLKPVYNPHSWNANASVIFLDQPINVGYSYSSQSVSNTIAAGKDVYAFLQLFFKNFPEYASLDFHIAGESYAGHYIPAFASEILTHPERNFNLTSVLIGNGLTDPLVQYEYYEPMACGEGGEPSVLEPEECDGMLNSLPRCLSLIESCYESGSVWSCVPATIYCNNGQMGPYQRTGRNVYDIRTMCEGSSLCYSQLEYIDQYLNLPEVKKALGAEVDEYQSCNFDINRNFMFAGDWMKPYQKNVIDLLEKELPVLIYAGDKDFICNWLGNQAWTNRLEWSGSNGFSKAPVKTWKVGKNAAGEVKNYKHFTFLRVFGGGHMVPYDQPENALDMVNRWISGDYKF, encoded by the coding sequence ATGAAGTTATCAAAATCTACTTTAATTGCCACTTTGGCATTGACTGCTACTTCCACCAATGCTTTGGTTGTTCAAAACCCTTTTAACAACATTCAACAAGCATTGAAATTGGACTTATCTTATGATAAATTAACATCGAAATTGACTGATGCTTTTGAACAAGGTAAAGCCAATATTATTAGCACCATTGCCAAAGTTATGAATGAACCATTGGATGGGTTAACCCCGGAAATTAAAAGCATTTGGCTGGAaatgttgatgaaattCCCTAATTCCGTCACCGAGTTAAATTTCAAAGCACCACCAAAGAAGGGCAAAATTACTACtcaacaatttgatttccaTGTTACTGATGCCCTGGTTCCAAACCACAAATTaagaattaaatcaacaCCAAAGGATTTAGGTATTGACACTGTTAAACAGTATTCGGGTTATTtggatgttgttgatgaagataaacACTTTTTTTACTATTTCTTTGAGAGTAGAAATGACCCAAAGAATGACCCAGTTATTTTGTGGTTGAATGGTGGTCCAGGTTGCTCTTCATTGACTGGCTTGTTTTTTGAATTGGGTCCAAGTTCAATTGATAAGAATTTGAAACCGGTGTATAATCCTCATTCATGGAACGCCAATGCCTCGGTTATCTTCTTGGATCAACCAATCAATGTTGGTTATTCATATTCCTCTCAATCTGTTTCTAACACCATTGCTGCTGGTAAGGATGTGTATGCCTTCTTACAATTATTCTTCAAGAACTTCCCAGAATATGCCAGTTTGGATTTCCATATTGCTGGTGAATCTTATGCTGGACATTATATACCAGCATTTGCCAGTGAAATTTTAACTCACCCAGAACGTAACTTCAACTTGACTTCAGTTTTGATTGGTAACGGATTAACTGATCCATTGGTCCAATACGAATATTATGAGCCAATGGCATGTGGGGAAGGTGGCGAACCAAGTGTTTTGGAACCAGAAGAATGTGACGGTATGCTTAATCTGTTACCAAGGTGTCTTTCTTTGATTGAATCTTGTTATGAAAGTGGCTCAGTTTGGTCATGTGTCCCAGCCACCATCTACTGTAACAATGGTCAAATGGGACCATACCAAAGAACCGGTAGAAACGTTTATGACATTAGAACCATGTGTGAAGGTTCCAGTTTGTGCTACAGCCAATTGGAATACATTGatcaatatttgaatttaccTGAAGTGAAAAAGGCATTAGGTGCTGAAGTTGATGAATACCAATCATGTAACTTTGATATCAACAGAAACTTTATGTTTGCTGGTGATTGGATGAAACCTTACCAAAAGAAcgttattgatttgttaGAAAAGGAATTGCCAGTTTTGATTTATGCCGGTGACAAGGATTTCATTTGTAATTGGTTGGGTAATCAAGCTTGGACTAACAGATTGGAATGGAGTGGATCTAATGGATTCAGTAAGGCTCCTGTCAAGACTTGGAAAGTGGGTAAGAATGCTGCTGGTGAAGTTAAAAACTACAAACACTTTACATTTTTGAGAGTGTTTGGTGGTGGCCATATGGTTCCTTATGACCAACCTGAAAACGCTTTAGATATGGTCAATAGATGGATTAGTGGTGAttacaaattttaa
- a CDS encoding conserved hypothetical protein (possibly yeast-specific) — MTKPTKDNNDDVLDFINSLPDSKPGTPKPSKALSSNPGGVGKDSTENKEDLLDFLDELEQHERTKKTKKPSKLAPKTASKPTGSDADDEPTTGTTTDKSDTTNEDIDPQQPQEKAEEESETQDIPNPISSITSWWNSEGSNKVNSLWGKITDNAEKLSEQTYQLANDATNQLNTRARNLDTDQITGQLNNLFQNVSNTLKQGLIEEADEILNVSIINEINYDTINVNNLVLDNFLKVVNQVEGRIHVRLNEFNQGQEEQIKKNQEDQVEHHQEQSNIVITCNTKQDEESKLVYFEVTLKDITNGITITNKSQSLPLQWWKWIQGEKLALDESIDPKEWVKTWINNGLDLSVGISVQQYIINRMGV; from the coding sequence ATGACAAAACCCACGAAAGATAACAATGATGATGTATTagattttatcaattcattaCCTGATTCCAAACCAGGTACTCCGAAACCATCGAAAGCTTTAAGTTCAAATCCAGGAGGAGTAGGCAAGGATTCGACGGAGAATAAGGAGgatttattagatttttTGGATGAATTGGAACAACACGAAAGGAccaaaaaaaccaaaaaaccATCCAAATTGGCACCTAAGACAGCAAGTAAACCAACTGGTAGTGATGCCGATGATGAACCAACTACTGGAACTACTACGGATAAGTCAGATACTACCaatgaagatattgatCCACAACAGCCCCAAGAAAAAGCCGAGGAAGAAAGTGAAACTCAAGACATACCTAATCCAATTTCCTCAATTACAAGTTGGTGGAATCTGGAAGGCTCTAATAAAGTCAATTCACTTTGGGGGAAAATCACTGATAATgctgaaaaattatcagaACAAACCTATCAATTAGCCAATGATGCAACTAACCAGTTAAATACTCGAGCCAGAAACTTAGATACCGACCAAATCACAGGTCAgttgaataatttgtttcagAATGTCTCCAATACATTGAAACAAGgattaattgaagaagcCGATGAGATTTTGAATGTATCTATtatcaatgaaattaattatgATACAATTAACGTGAATAACTTGGTTTTGGATAATTTCTTAAAAGTTGTTAATCAAGTAGAAGGTAGAATCCATGTTAGACTAAATGAATTCAATCAAGGTCAAGAAGAgcaaatcaaaaagaatcaaGAGGATCAAGTTGAGCACCACCAAgaacaatcaaatattgttattactTGTAATACTAAACAAGATGAAGAGAGCAAACTTGTCTATTTTGAAGTAACTTTGAAAGACATTACTAATGGTATTACTATCACTAACAAGAGCCaatcattaccattacAGTGGTGGAAATGGATCCAAGGAGAGAAATTGGCATTGGATGAATCTATTGATCCTAAAGAATGGGTGAAAACCTGGATCAATAATGGTTTGGATTTGAGTGTTGGGATACTGGTCCaacaatatattattaacaGAATGGGTGTCTga
- a CDS encoding conserved hypothetical protein (possibly yeast-specific), which translates to MHPQLDKNRFNTCDKLMDALEECHRQEFLKQCLGMCNFEKEQLIQCLHYQRVEDSKLRILETREKRKNWELKKKQAEEEAYGKNGYLKKVLEMEAASKK; encoded by the coding sequence ATGCATCCACAGTTAGATAAAAATAGATTCAACACTTGTGATAAATTAATGGATGCCTTGGAAGAATGCCATCGACAAGAATTTCTTAAACAATGTTTAGGAATGtgtaattttgaaaaagaacaGTTGATTCAATGTTTACATTATCAAAGAGTTGAAGATTCTAAATTGAGAATATTAGAAACTAGAGAAAAGAGGAAAAACTGGgagttgaagaagaaacaagCCGAAGAGGAAGCATATGGTAAGAATGGATACTTGAAAAAAGTATTGGAAATGGAAGCTGCCTCGAAGAAATAA
- a CDS encoding macropain subunit, putative (Similar to S. cerevisiae PUP3): MSDPFSINGGAAVAMIGKDCIAIASDLRLGQQSLGVSNNFEKIFSVGDKTFLGLTGLATDVITLKELFRFKTNLYKLREERNIEPSTLANLVSSSLYERRFGPWFVSPIVAGLSSKDNKPFICGFDSIGCIDFSHDFIVSGTASDQLYGMCESLYEPNLEPEDLFETISQALLNAVDRDALSGWGAVVYIVTKDKVIKRVLKTRQD, encoded by the coding sequence ATGTCGGatccattttcaattaacGGTGGTGCAGCAGTAGCCATGATTGGTAAAGACTGTATAGCTATAGCCAGTGATTTGAGATTAGGACAACAATCACTTGGTGTGAGTAATAATTtcgaaaaaattttcagtGTTGGTGATAAAACTTTTTTGGGATTAACTGGATTAGCCACTGATGTTATTActttaaaagaattatttagatttaaaaccaatttatataaattacGAGAAGAACGTAATATTGAACCATCAACATTAGCAAATTTGGTTAGTTCATCATTATATGAAAGAAGATTTGGACCTTGGTTTGTTAGTCCCATTGTTGCTGGATTAAGCAGTAAAGATAATAAACCATTTATTTGTGGATTTGATTCTATTGGATGTATTGATTTTAGTCatgattttattgttaGTGGTACTGCTAGTGATCAATTATATGGGATGTGTGAAAGTTTATATGAACCAAACTTGGAACCAGAAGATTTGTTTGAAACTATTAGTCAAGCCTTGTTGAATGCTGTTGATAGAGATGCCTTGAGTGGATGGGGTGCTGTTGTATACATAGTGACTAAAGATAAAGTGATTAAAAGGGTGTTAAAGACTAGACAAGATTGA
- a CDS encoding DEAD-box ATP-dependent RNA helicase, putative (Similar to S. cerevisiae MTR4): MDDLFDVFDEAPQAAPPKIEEIKDEVKSDTKDNNTRTTKKRQLENNNNNNKNTAQSSNNKTNSNSSNKKKQKQAEDIKPVVFDSVEIETSREVKPSEGLSNSATTDPDNKLKLKHQIRHQVAIPPSYPYVPIGEHKRKHEARTYPFTLDPFQDTAISCIDRNESVLVSAHTSAGKTVVAEYAIAQSLRDKQRVIYTSPIKALSNQKFRELQAIFGDVGLMTGDVTINPDAGCLVMTTEILRSMLYRGSEVMREVAWVVFDEVHYMRDKSRGVVWEETIILLPDKVHYVFLSATIPNAMEFAEWIVKIHNQPCHVVYTDFRPTPLQHYLFPAGGDGIHLVVDEKGTFREENFQKAMATISDNSGDDPAANDSGRGNKKGKTNKGRNHDGKGDIYKIVKMIYMKKYNPVIVFSFSKRDCESLALKMSKLDFNTDEERNSLTQIFYNAIELLPEADRELPQIKNILPLLKRGIGIHHSGLLPILKEIIEILFQEGFLKVLFATETFSIGLNMPAKTVVFTSVRKWDGVGFRWVSGGEYIQMSGRAGRRGLDDRGIVIMMIDEKMEPQVAKGMVKGQADRLDSAFHLGYNMILNLMRVEGISPEFMLENSFFQFQKASSVPVLEGKLAQCKQEFADITIEDEPIIKDYYDLKQQLLKYNEDVRKVITHPGNILAFLQDGRVIKVKIGDHDYGWGMVTTFTKRNRRHQEEFTPHEAYVVEVFVTTMFIDSPVNLIKKFNPLLPEGIRPAKAGEQTRAEFISITLSSIEKISTVRLRVPDDYKSSTAKRTLVKTLKDLPKRLPDGIPLIDPVQSMKITDDDFKKLLQKIDILDSKIVSNPLNNSARLDDLYAKYTAKVDLNKQIKKLEDQIFQAKSIIQLDQLANMKRVLKKLEFTGSEEVVELKGRVAAELSTGDELMITELLFSGFFNELTPQQICGLLSAFIFQERAKELPKLKPELAEPAKVIHETANKIAKISKQSGLEIVEKDYIEQFNLALVEVVFVWSNGASFSSICKMTDIYEGSIIRALRREIELIKQLVDASKIIGNQELVDKFEKCIELINRDFVQVSSLYM, translated from the coding sequence ATGGATGATTTGTTTGATGTCTTTGATGAAGCTCCTCAAGCAGCTCCACCTAAAATAGAAGAAATCAAGGATGAGGTGAAATCAGATACCAAAGATAATAACACTCGTACTACGAAAAAACGTCAATTagagaacaacaacaacaacaacaaaaacacaGCTCAATcttcaaacaataaaactAACAGCAACAGTAGtaacaagaaaaaacagaaacaagCTGAAGATATTAAACCCGTTGTTTTTGACTcagttgaaattgaaacctCAAGAGAAGTCAAACCAAGTGAAGGATTGAGTAATTCTGCCACTACGGACCCAGAtaacaaattaaaattaaaacatcAAATTAGACATCAAGTGGCTATCCCGCCCTCATATCCTTATGTACCTATTGGTGAACATAAACGTAAACATGAAGCTAGAACTTATCCATTCACATTAGATCCGTTCCAAGATACTGCCATTTCATGTATAGATAGAAACGAAAGTGTTTTAGTCTCAGCCCATACTTCTGCTGGTAAAACCGTGGTGGCAGAATATGCCATTGCCCAATCTTTAAGAGATAAACAAAGAGTCATTTATACTTCACCCATTAAAGctttatcaaatcaaaaattccGTGAGTTACAAGCAATTTTTGGGGATGTTGGGTTAATGACTGGTGATGTCACCATCAATCCTGATGCTGGGTGTTTAGTCATGACAACAGAGATTTTAAGAAGTATGCTTTACAGAGGGTCCGAAGTGATGCGTGAAGTCGCTTGGGTAGTGTTTGATGAAGTCCATTATATGAGAGATAAATCTCGTGGGGTTGTTTGGGAAGAAACTATTATTTTGTTACCTGATAAGGTTCATTATGTGTTTTTATCAGCTACTATCCCCAATGCTATGGAATTTGCTGAATGGATTGTGAAAATCCATAATCAACCATGTCATGTTGTTTATACTGATTTTAGACCAACTCCTTTACAACATTATTTGTTCCCTGCTGGTGGCGATGGTATCCATttagttgttgatgaaaaagGAACTTTTAGAGAAGAAAATTTCCAAAAGGCAATGGCAACTATTAGTGACAATAGTGGTGACGATCCTGCTGCTAATGATAGTGGTAGAGGTAATAAAAAGGGTAAAACCAATAAAGGTCGTAATCACGATGGTAAAGgtgatatttataaaattgtgaaaatgatttatatgAAAAAGTATAATCCAGTCATtgtattttcattttctaaaCGTGATTGTGAATCCTTAGCTTTAAAAATGTCAAAATTAGATTTCAATACTGATGAAGAACGTAATTCATTAACCCAAATCTTTTATAATGCCATTGAATTACTACCCGAAGCGGATCGTGAATTACCTCAAATTAAAAACATTTTACCTTTATTGAAAAGAGGAATTGGTATCCATCATTCTGGGTTATTAccaattttgaaagaaattattgagATTTTATTCCAAGAAGGATTTTTAAAAGTGTTATTTGCCACTGAAACTTTCTCCATTGGATTAAATATGCCGGCTAAAACAGTTGTTTTCACATCAGTACGTAAATGGGATGGGGTTGGATTCAGATGGGTTTCCGGTGGTGAATATATCCAAATGTCTGGACGTGCCGGTAGACGTGGATTAGATGACCGTGGTATTGTTATAATGATGATTGATGAGAAAATGGAACCACAAGTAGCTAAAGGTATGGTAAAGGGTCAAGCTGATAGATTAGATTCTGCATTCCATTTAGGATACAATATGATTCTTAATTTAATGAGAGTAGAAGGTATTTCACCCGAATTCATGTTGGAGAATtcatttttccaattccaaAAGGCATCGAGTGTTCCTGTATTAGAAGGGAAATTAGCTCAATGTAAACAAGAATTTGCTGATATCACTATTGAAGATGAACCAATTATAAAGGattattatgatttgaaacaacaattgttgaaatatAATGAAGATGTGAGGAAAGTCATTACTCACCCAGGTAATATTTTAGCATTTTTACAAGACGGTAGAGTTATCAAAGTTAAGATTGGTGATCATGATTATGGATGGGGTATGGTTACAACTTTTACCAAAAGAAACCGTAGACACCAAGAGGAATTTACTCCACATGAAGCATACGTTGTTGAAGTATTTGTAACAACCATGTTTATTGATTCACCagttaatttaattaagAAGTTTAATCCTTTGTTACCAGAAGGTATTAGACCAGCTAAAGCAGGAGAACAAACTAGAGCAGAATTTATATCTATCACATTAAGCtcaattgaaaagattAGTACTGTGAGATTAAGAGTTCCTGATGATTATAAAAGTTCGACTGCCAAGAGAACATTGGTTAAAACTTTAAAAGATTTGCCAAAAAGATTACCTGATGGAATCCCATTAATTGATCCAGTGCAAAGTATGAAAATtactgatgatgatttcaaaaagcttcttcaaaaaattgatattttagATTCGAAAATAGTTTCTAATCCATTGAACAACAGTGCCAGATTGGATGACCTATATGCCAAATACACTGCCAAAGTTGatttaaacaaacaaattaaaaaattggagGATCAGATATTCCAAGCTAAATCGATTATTCAATTAGACCAATTGGCGAATATGAAACGagttttgaagaaattggaatttACAGGTTCAGAGGAAgttgttgaattgaaagGTAGAGTAGCTGCTGAATTATCTACTGGTGATGAATTAATGATCACGGAATTGTTATTCTCTGGGTTTTTCAATGAGCTAACCCCACAACAGATTTGTGGATTATTATCAGCATTTATTTTCCAAGAAAGAGCTAAAGAATTACCTAAATTAAAACCAGAACTTGCTGAACCAGCCAAAGTAATTCATGAAACCGCCAATAAGATTGctaaaatttcaaaacaaaGTGGATTGGAAATTGTCGAAAAAGATTATATTGAACAATTCAATCTTGCCTTAGTTGAAGTTGTATTTGTTTGGTCTAATGGTGCCTCATTCAGTTCAATTTGTAAGATGACTGATATTTATGAAGGTAGTATAATTCGTGCATTAAGAAGAGAAATCGAATTGATTAAACAATTGGTAGATGCATCAAAAATCATTGGTAATCAAGAATtggttgataaatttgaaaaatgtattgaattgataaatagAGATTTTGTACAAGTATCTTCATTGTAtatgtaa